A single window of Merismopedia glauca CCAP 1448/3 DNA harbors:
- a CDS encoding cobalamin biosynthesis protein, translating to MSSKFPINNQQSTINNRVIFQVECRSKVFWIGIGCQRGTPKSVIETAIVEVFANHHLAIDRIKGVATIDSKADEVGLVEFCRDRNLPLVTFSTELLKSINVPNSSQIVSARMGTFSVAEAAAICAAKSDLIVPKQIFKQVGEVGAVTVAIARSSITSFREYQTKN from the coding sequence GTGAGTTCAAAGTTTCCCATCAACAATCAACAATCAACAATCAACAATAGAGTTATTTTTCAGGTGGAATGTAGATCTAAAGTTTTCTGGATTGGGATTGGTTGTCAAAGAGGAACGCCAAAGTCAGTTATTGAAACGGCTATTGTAGAGGTATTTGCTAATCATCATCTTGCCATAGATAGAATTAAGGGTGTCGCTACCATCGATTCTAAGGCTGATGAAGTAGGTTTAGTAGAATTTTGCCGCGATCGCAATTTACCTTTAGTTACCTTTTCTACAGAATTACTTAAAAGTATCAATGTGCCTAATTCTTCTCAGATTGTAAGTGCCAGAATGGGAACATTTAGTGTTGCCGAAGCAGCCGCGATTTGTGCGGCAAAATCAGATCTAATAGTTCCTAAACAGATTTTTAAGCAAGTAGGTGAAGTCGGTGCAGTGACAGTAGCGATCGCGCGCAGCAGTATTACTTCTTTTCGGGAATACCAAACCAAAAATTGA
- a CDS encoding pantothenate kinase has protein sequence MATDWLALCIGNSRYHWGWFQGNILIETQDTGHLGAEGQRGRGAEDGALKAAIPWKEIPDTTPIYLASVVPEQTNIWLNYPNLSQIKLEDIPIFGIYPTMGIDRALAIFGASKVYGAPVLVIDAGTALTFTGVNAELELVGGAILPGLNLQFECLSKNTAALPQGTIPTTLPPRWATDTSQAIQSGIIYTILAGIKDFIEDWQAEFESSKVVITGGNSSIIYQLYSQTSPIQTNLLTDSQLVFWGFKNLLIF, from the coding sequence ATGGCAACAGATTGGCTAGCTTTATGCATCGGAAACTCTCGCTACCACTGGGGTTGGTTCCAAGGGAATATACTGATAGAGACGCAGGATACGGGGCATTTGGGAGCAGAGGGGCAGAGGGGCAGAGGGGCAGAGGATGGCGCTCTAAAGGCTGCTATTCCTTGGAAAGAAATACCCGATACTACGCCTATTTATTTAGCTTCTGTCGTTCCCGAACAAACTAATATTTGGCTGAATTATCCTAATTTGAGTCAAATTAAGTTGGAAGATATTCCTATATTCGGTATTTACCCAACTATGGGTATAGATAGAGCCTTAGCAATATTTGGTGCTAGCAAAGTTTATGGAGCGCCAGTTTTAGTTATCGATGCGGGAACTGCGTTAACTTTTACGGGTGTCAATGCTGAACTAGAGTTAGTCGGAGGGGCAATTTTACCAGGATTGAACTTGCAGTTTGAGTGCTTATCTAAGAATACGGCTGCACTCCCTCAAGGAACTATTCCTACTACTCTTCCACCCAGATGGGCAACAGATACATCGCAAGCAATTCAAAGTGGAATTATCTACACTATTTTAGCAGGAATTAAAGATTTTATTGAGGATTGGCAAGCCGAATTTGAGTCGAGTAAAGTAGTTATTACTGGTGGCAATAGTTCAATTATTTATCAATTATACTCTCAAACTTCACCGATTCAGACCAATTTACTGACTGATTCTCAGTTAGTTTTTTGGGGTTTTAAAAACTTATTAATATTTTAA
- a CDS encoding Uma2 family endonuclease, translating into MTAIVINLPAIAQFNDEQFYQLCQANSDLKLELSAVGELIVMPPTGGITGKRNSDIIADLVIWNRRTGLGVVFDSSTVFKLPNGANRSPDAAWIPLDKWNALTSEQQEKFLPLCPDFVIELRSPSDSLKTLQNKMQEFIDNGTVLGWLINPQARQVEIYHQSREKEVLEHPINVLGENVLPGFVFNLQLIW; encoded by the coding sequence ATGACAGCAATAGTAATTAATTTACCAGCGATCGCTCAATTTAATGACGAACAATTCTATCAATTATGCCAAGCTAACTCAGATTTAAAGCTGGAACTTAGTGCAGTAGGAGAATTAATTGTTATGCCACCCACTGGAGGAATAACTGGCAAACGTAATTCCGATATTATTGCGGATTTAGTAATTTGGAATCGACGAACTGGTTTGGGTGTAGTTTTTGATTCTTCTACGGTATTTAAACTTCCTAATGGTGCTAATCGTTCTCCAGATGCCGCGTGGATTCCTCTAGATAAATGGAATGCTTTAACATCAGAACAACAGGAAAAATTCTTGCCTCTTTGTCCAGATTTTGTCATTGAATTACGTTCTCCCAGTGACTCTTTGAAGACTCTTCAAAATAAAATGCAAGAGTTTATCGATAATGGCACTGTTTTAGGTTGGTTAATTAATCCTCAAGCTCGACAAGTAGAAATCTATCATCAAAGTAGAGAAAAAGAGGTTTTAGAACACCCGATTAATGTGTTAGGAGAAAATGTTTTACCTGGATTTGTGTTTAATTTACAACTAATTTGGTAG
- a CDS encoding diflavin flavoprotein, producing the protein MVVLSEKTQKRLSIKTQEIAANTTTIRSLDWDRDRFDIEFGLQNGTTYNSYLIQGEKIALVDTSHEKFRQLYLDTLKGLINPEEIDYLIISHTEPDHSGLVRDFLALAPQATVVGSKVALQFLTDFVHQPFTQQIVKNGDRIDLGKGHELEFVIAPNLHWPDTMFTYDHLTQILFTCDAFGLHYCSDLTFDEDLSAIEPDYRFYYECLMAPNARSVISALKRMGELPEIKTIANGHGPILQYHTGELVERYRKWSQAQAKAEKTVAVFYTADYGYSDRLSQAIARGITKTGVAVEMMDFKAADPQEIQEITSRSTGIVIGTPPASDQYMQAALGTLLAAVKEKQTVAIFECYGGDDEPIDPLVTRFKESGLAQGFAPIKIKDTPTEAIYQQCEEAGTDFGQLLTKDISIKQRKAVDSEVEKALGRISTGLYIITAKKGELSGAMLASWVTQASFEPLGVTIAVAKDRAIESLMQVGDRFVLNILEEGNYQTLMKHFLKRFAPGADRFAGIDTQPANNGSPILTDALAYVECQVSSRMDCSDHWIVYSTIDNGRVSRPEGLTAVHHRKVGNYY; encoded by the coding sequence ATGGTAGTTCTGAGCGAAAAAACCCAAAAACGTTTATCGATAAAAACTCAAGAAATTGCGGCAAATACCACCACGATTCGGTCATTAGACTGGGATCGCGATCGCTTTGACATTGAATTTGGCTTGCAAAACGGAACTACATACAATTCCTACTTGATTCAGGGTGAAAAGATTGCCCTAGTCGATACTTCTCATGAAAAGTTCCGTCAGCTATATCTAGACACCCTCAAAGGATTGATTAATCCCGAAGAGATAGATTATCTAATTATTAGCCATACCGAACCAGATCATAGTGGGTTAGTTAGAGATTTTCTCGCACTCGCACCACAAGCTACTGTAGTCGGTTCCAAAGTAGCATTGCAATTTTTGACAGATTTCGTGCATCAGCCATTCACACAGCAGATTGTGAAAAACGGCGATCGCATAGACTTAGGTAAGGGACACGAATTAGAGTTCGTGATTGCGCCAAATCTGCATTGGCCCGATACAATGTTTACCTACGACCATCTTACCCAAATCCTGTTCACCTGCGATGCATTTGGGCTACATTATTGTTCCGATCTCACCTTTGATGAAGATTTAAGCGCGATCGAACCGGATTACAGGTTTTATTATGAGTGCTTGATGGCACCTAATGCCAGATCTGTGATTTCGGCTTTGAAGCGGATGGGAGAACTGCCAGAAATCAAAACCATCGCCAACGGTCACGGGCCGATCCTACAATACCATACTGGGGAACTAGTCGAACGCTACCGGAAATGGAGTCAAGCGCAAGCTAAAGCTGAGAAAACTGTAGCTGTATTTTATACTGCTGATTACGGTTATAGCGATCGCCTTTCCCAAGCCATAGCTAGAGGGATTACTAAAACAGGTGTCGCGGTAGAAATGATGGATTTCAAAGCCGCAGATCCGCAAGAAATCCAGGAAATTACCTCTCGTTCTACAGGAATTGTCATTGGTACGCCTCCTGCTAGCGATCAGTATATGCAAGCTGCTTTGGGAACCTTGTTAGCTGCGGTGAAAGAGAAACAAACTGTAGCAATTTTTGAGTGTTACGGTGGAGACGATGAACCGATAGATCCTTTAGTTACTAGGTTCAAAGAATCAGGTTTAGCTCAAGGTTTTGCACCGATTAAGATTAAAGATACTCCCACGGAAGCCATTTACCAACAATGTGAAGAAGCGGGAACCGACTTTGGACAGTTATTAACTAAAGACATTAGCATCAAGCAAAGAAAAGCTGTAGATAGCGAAGTTGAAAAAGCTTTAGGACGCATTAGCACCGGATTGTACATCATTACTGCCAAAAAAGGCGAACTAAGTGGGGCGATGTTAGCTTCTTGGGTGACTCAAGCGAGTTTTGAACCCTTGGGAGTAACTATTGCGGTAGCTAAAGATCGGGCGATAGAATCTTTGATGCAGGTAGGCGATCGCTTTGTCCTCAACATTCTAGAAGAAGGTAACTATCAAACCCTGATGAAGCACTTCCTGAAACGGTTTGCGCCTGGTGCCGATCGCTTTGCAGGTATCGACACTCAACCAGCCAATAACGGTAGCCCTATTCTGACAGATGCTTTGGCTTATGTCGAGTGTCAAGTATCTAGTCGGATGGATTGTAGCGATCATTGGATAGTCTACAGCACTATTGATAATGGTAGAGTTTCTCGTCCCGAAGGTTTGACAGCAGTTCACCACCGCAAGGTTGGTAATTACTATTAA
- the blaOXA gene encoding class D beta-lactamase, with protein MNKIFHSIAITLATLTSATSAMAKTPDLTSVTPNSPKNLPVEIAVAQEFDFGRHFKQLGIQGSIIIYDRNRKRFHEHNLKRNVTRFSPASTFKIPNSLISLETKAISDEKEVINWDGVFREIDDWNQDLNIKEAFKFSAVWFYQVLARRVGYERMQQWLKKAKYGNQKIGSKEQIDRFWLDGTLQISPREQVLFMQRLYENKLPFSKRSLSIVKDIMVMEKKPNYTIRAKTGWFGFGTKTKPQIGWYVGYLEKGKNVYFFATNIDIRQEKDAAARKELTYRCLKEMGLL; from the coding sequence ATGAACAAAATATTTCACTCGATCGCTATTACTTTAGCCACGTTGACTAGTGCTACATCTGCGATGGCAAAAACTCCAGATCTGACCTCAGTAACGCCCAATTCACCTAAGAATTTGCCAGTCGAGATCGCAGTTGCCCAAGAATTTGATTTTGGACGACATTTCAAACAATTAGGCATTCAAGGATCGATAATAATTTACGATCGCAATCGCAAACGCTTCCACGAACACAATTTAAAACGCAATGTAACTCGCTTTTCACCCGCATCAACTTTTAAAATTCCCAACTCGTTAATTTCTCTAGAAACCAAAGCTATTTCTGATGAAAAAGAAGTTATCAATTGGGATGGCGTATTTAGAGAGATTGATGATTGGAATCAGGATTTAAACATCAAAGAAGCCTTTAAGTTTTCTGCGGTTTGGTTTTACCAAGTTTTGGCGCGTCGGGTAGGATACGAACGGATGCAACAATGGCTAAAAAAAGCCAAATATGGCAACCAAAAAATTGGTAGTAAAGAACAAATAGATCGCTTTTGGTTAGATGGAACTTTGCAGATTTCTCCTAGAGAGCAAGTTCTATTTATGCAACGTCTTTACGAGAATAAATTACCTTTTTCCAAGCGATCGCTCTCTATCGTTAAAGATATAATGGTTATGGAGAAAAAGCCAAATTACACCATTAGAGCAAAAACAGGTTGGTTTGGGTTTGGAACCAAAACTAAGCCACAAATCGGATGGTATGTAGGTTACTTAGAGAAAGGCAAAAACGTTTATTTCTTTGCAACTAACATTGATATTCGTCAAGAAAAAGATGCTGCTGCTAGAAAGGAATTAACGTACCGTTGTTTAAAGGAAATGGGACTGCTCTAA